One part of the Drosophila teissieri strain GT53w chromosome 3R, Prin_Dtei_1.1, whole genome shotgun sequence genome encodes these proteins:
- the LOC122622167 gene encoding uncharacterized protein LOC122622167 isoform X7, giving the protein MAPALTAEPLSPKEKLTSTASPSARSSSESGGVGGAVGLVKKPATPTPATATTRVTRSSAAAASVTASPQQQQRSSPAINNKRKSGSVKANNEQMGLSTAPTPHSTSSPNPSTDPAVASTSAVEHNNNNSSNSTSAGNSSTPKDNSTAQLLADLTINFEETISAEICLRKTLPDVSLGKEPAPPASVLAVATSSASSGSGLPLSSVDELPKIETDNIEERLSQLDGNATGMPEEHVAPPSVPVPVTPRETPNTPTRPQTPPCAHLDSPQPARTQQQPIQQMTPQSTSSSINFLKDGAAGAVLEDQDIEEVLKALKTFDGGHVNPDTICEFFDEVWEEAAPVAPLPPAAPENVVDLPDVKPTCSGSILASGSNVSQPNVIIKQEQRPWQESHAELEEQQHVISRRIEFLLRRMRKLQARAMCRHTSEEVAGIMEWSARSSHKAPVPARSSTLTEQEATVLSIVSGRPSTSFWEEQNKHPLPASQMSNVIRHIATAAKHQQICHSASGSSATLAPSSSWYNSSNCSAMPVKRPRKNQLDASLATGATATASASGAGTSGLTVGTTGSATGSNTPRADDIVPGYDTYVTNELTHVSGLLHTELREVQCAIDSDATESSSGGESADEMVTYNNTQQLSLPITRRAVWRYSRDRAGIALRWSWLCSQLTDLEMKIRQHSDLYLDLTQSKGEVQLESTAKTSPSLPPSANGIKEEPGTDYLCSRARPLVLSEFRKRKLFQTTNMHTISKKAARPSNIKCGCQWPQVPCTLCTGRTDPTAPRDLVETMMPQNRVTLLDAGYHPVLSFASDVSQSVHLEAVARQPDWQYRVMRSQPKAIVKAMWKAERETLASGGAGGQGGSRRSGDAVKRRYIRRKERNNNSNKEAGSGAKAAAAGGGGAGGNGSGGVGGGDSGNGTGTATTSSSTTPTTTPLVANSKLFSGQGQAATTTPNWSEQFQLAVARLSPTPTTTPPQSLLNLDLGTQRR; this is encoded by the exons ATGGCCCCAGCGCTCACAGCCGAGCCACTAAGTCCCAAGGAGAAGCTAACCAGCACCGCCTCGCCCTCGGCCCGCAGCTCCTCTGAAAGCGGAGGAGTTGGAGGTGCAGTTGGCTTGGTCAAGAAGCCGGCAACGCCCACGCCGGCAACGGCCACCACGCGGGTAACCCGCTCATCGGCGGCAGCGGCCTCAGTGACCGCTTCCccgcaacaacagcagcgatCCTCGCCAGCAATCAACAACAAGCGAAAATCGGGCAGCGTTAAAGCCAATAATGAACAAATGGGGCTGAGCACCGCCCCGACACCACACAGCACCAGTTCACCAAATCCCTCGACTGATCCAGCGGTAGCCTCCACCTCTGCCGtggagcacaacaacaacaacagcagcaacagtacCTCCGCCGGCAACAGCTCCACGCCTAAGGACAACTCCACCGCTCAGCTACTGGCGGATTTAACCATTAACTTTGAGGAGACCATATCCGCGGAGATTTGCCTGAGGAAAACCCTACCCGATGTGAGTCTGGGGAAAGAGCCGGCTCCGCCTGCCTCGGTGCTGGCGGTGGCCACAAGTTCTGCGAGTTCTGGCAGCGGTTTACCCTTATCTTCGGTGGACGAGCTGCCTAAGATAGAAACAGATAATATAGAAG AGCGTCTCAGCCAGCTAGATGGGAATGCCACTGGAATGCCCGAGGAGCATGTGGCACCGCCTTCGGTTCCGGTACCCGTGACGCCAAGAGAGACGCCAAACACGCCCACCCGGCCGCAGACGCCACCATGTGCCCATCTTGATTCTCCACAGCCGGCGCgaacacagcagcagccaatTCAACAGATGACGCCGCAAAGCACCTCCAGTTCAATAAATTTTCTCAAAGATGGAGCAGCGGGTGCAGTTCTAGAGGATCAGGATATCGAGGAGGTGCTTAAAGCGCTAAAAACATTCGACGGTGGCCATGTTAATCCGGATACCATTTGCGAGTTTTTCGACGAAGTTTGGGAAGAGGCAGCACCGGTAGCACCATTGCCGCCCGCGGCCCCTGAAAATGTTGTCGATCTGCCCGACGTGAAGCCCACTTGTAGCGGCAGCATTCTcgccagcggcagcaacgTTTCCCAGCCGAATGTGATTATtaagcaggagcagcggccCTGGCAGGAGAGTCATGCTGAattggaggagcagcagcacgtGATCTCGCGCCGGATCGAGTTCTTGCTACGCAGAATGCGCAAGCTCCAGGCGCGGGCGATGTGCCGCCACACCAGCGAGGAGGTGGCCGGCATCATGGAGTGGTCTGCCCGAAGTTCTCACAAGGCGCCAGTTCCAGCGAGAAGTTCCACACTGACCGAGCAGGAGGCGACTGTCCTATCGATTGTCTCAGGACGTCCGAGCACATCCTTCTGGGAGGAGCAGAACAAGCATCCGCTTCCCGCTAGTCAGATGAGCAATGTGATCCGGCATATTGCGACGGCGGCCAAGCATCAGCAAATCTGCCACTCAGCCAGCGGGAGCTCCGCTACTCTGGCGCCATCCTCTAGCTGGTACAACAGCTCGAACTGCTCAGCGATGCCGGTGAAGCGTCCACGAAAGAATCAACTGGATGCTTCGTTGGCGACGGGGGCAACAGCCACTGCATCTGCGTCAGGAGCGGGAACATCTGGACTGACAGTAGGCACGACGGGATCCGCAACGGGTTCGAATACCCCGCGGGCGGACGATATTGTGCCCGGCTACGACACCTATGTGACTAATGAACTCACTCATGTGTCTGGCTTACTGCACACGGAGCTTCGAGAAGTACAGTGTGCCATCGATTCGGACGCCACGGAGTCAAGTTCTGGGGGAGAGTCCGCTGACGAGATGGTAACCTACAACAACACACAGCAGCTATCGCTACCAAT CACTCGCCGCGCTGTTTGGCGATACTCAAGAGATCGGGCAGGCATAGCCCTGCGCTGGTCCTGGCTCTGCTCCCAGTTGACCGACTTGGAGATGAAGATCCGTCAGCACAGCGACCTTTACTTGGATCTAACTCAGTCCAAGGGCGAGGTTCAGCTGGAGTCCACAGCTAAAACCTCGCCGTCGCTTCCACCGTCGGCAAATGGCATTAAGGAGGAGCCCGGAACCGACTACCTCTGCAGTCGGGCCCGGCCATTGGTGCTGTCCGAGTTCCGCAAGCGCAAGCTCTTCCAGACCACGAACATGCATACGATTTCCAAGAAAGCCGCACGGCCAAGCAACATTAAGTGTGGCTGCCAGTGGCCGCAGGTGCCATGCACCCTGTGCACGGGTCGGACAGACCCCACAGCGCCCAGAGATCTGGTCGAGACGATGATGCCGCAAAACCGGGTGACCCTGCTCGATGCTGGCTACCATCCAGTGCTCAGCTTCGCCAGCG ATGTCAGTCAGTCTGTTCACTTGGAGGCCGTTGCCCGCCAGCCGGACTGGCAGTACCGCGTCATGCGCAGCCAACCCAAGGCCATTGTCAAGGCCATGTGGAAGGCGGAGCGAGAGACGCTAGCCTCGGGCGGTGCCGGCGGACAAGGTGGCAGCCGGCGGTCGGGCGATGCGGTGAAGCGGCGTTATATACGTCGCAAGGAGCGCAACAACAACTCAAATAAGGAGGCTGGCAGCGGAGCgaaggctgctgctgcaggaggaggaggagcaggcggaaacggaagcggtGGCGTCGGGGGAGGGGATAGCGGAAACGGTACTGGTACTGCTACTACTTCTTCTTCTACTACGCCTACTACAACGCCACTTGTGGCCAACAGTAAATTATT CAGCGGCCAAGGGCAAGCGGCAACCACAACACCCAACTGGAGCGAGCAGTTCCAGCTCGCTGTGGCCAGACTCTCGCCAACGCCAACGACCACGCCACCACAGTCCCTCCTCAACCTCGATCTCGGCACTCAGCGGCGCTAA
- the LOC122622167 gene encoding uncharacterized protein LOC122622167 isoform X8 has translation MAPALTAEPLSPKEKLTSTASPSARSSSESGGVGGAVGLVKKPATPTPATATTRVTRSSAAAASVTASPQQQQRSSPAINNKRKSGSVKANNEQMGLSTAPTPHSTSSPNPSTDPAVASTSAVEHNNNNSSNSTSAGNSSTPKDNSTAQLLADLTINFEETISAEICLRKTLPDVSLGKEPAPPASVLAVATSSASSGSGLPLSSVDELPKIETDNIEERLSQLDGNATGMPEEHVAPPSVPVPVTPRETPNTPTRPQTPPCAHLDSPQPARTQQQPIQQMTPQSTSSSINFLKDGAAGAVLEDQDIEEVLKALKTFDGGHVNPDTICEFFDEVWEEAAPVAPLPPAAPENVVDLPDVKPTCSGSILASGSNVSQPNVIIKQEQRPWQESHAELEEQQHVISRRIEFLLRRMRKLQARAMCRHTSEEVAGIMEWSARSSHKAPVPARSSTLTEQEATVLSIVSGRPSTSFWEEQNKHPLPASQMSNVIRHIATAAKHQQICHSASGSSATLAPSSSWYNSSNCSAMPVKRPRKNQLDASLATGATATASASGAGTSGLTVGTTGSATGSNTPRADDIVPGYDTYVTNELTHVSGLLHTELREVQCAIDSDATESSSGGESADEMVTYNNTQQLSLPITRRAVWRYSRDRAGIALRWSWLCSQLTDLEMKIRQHSDLYLDLTQSKGEVQLESTAKTSPSLPPSANGIKEEPGTDYLCSRARPLVLSEFRKRKLFQTTNMHTISKKAARPSNIKCGCQWPQVPCTLCTGRTDPTAPRDLVETMMPQNRVTLLDAGYHPVLSFASDVSQSVHLEAVARQPDWQYRVMRSQPKAIVKAMWKAERETLASGGAGGQGGSRRSGDAVKRRYIRRKERNNNSNKEAGSGAKAAAAGGGGAGGNGSGGVGGGDSGNGTGTATTSSSTTPTTTPLVANSKLFGQGQAATTTPNWSEQFQLAVARLSPTPTTTPPQSLLNLDLGTQRR, from the exons ATGGCCCCAGCGCTCACAGCCGAGCCACTAAGTCCCAAGGAGAAGCTAACCAGCACCGCCTCGCCCTCGGCCCGCAGCTCCTCTGAAAGCGGAGGAGTTGGAGGTGCAGTTGGCTTGGTCAAGAAGCCGGCAACGCCCACGCCGGCAACGGCCACCACGCGGGTAACCCGCTCATCGGCGGCAGCGGCCTCAGTGACCGCTTCCccgcaacaacagcagcgatCCTCGCCAGCAATCAACAACAAGCGAAAATCGGGCAGCGTTAAAGCCAATAATGAACAAATGGGGCTGAGCACCGCCCCGACACCACACAGCACCAGTTCACCAAATCCCTCGACTGATCCAGCGGTAGCCTCCACCTCTGCCGtggagcacaacaacaacaacagcagcaacagtacCTCCGCCGGCAACAGCTCCACGCCTAAGGACAACTCCACCGCTCAGCTACTGGCGGATTTAACCATTAACTTTGAGGAGACCATATCCGCGGAGATTTGCCTGAGGAAAACCCTACCCGATGTGAGTCTGGGGAAAGAGCCGGCTCCGCCTGCCTCGGTGCTGGCGGTGGCCACAAGTTCTGCGAGTTCTGGCAGCGGTTTACCCTTATCTTCGGTGGACGAGCTGCCTAAGATAGAAACAGATAATATAGAAG AGCGTCTCAGCCAGCTAGATGGGAATGCCACTGGAATGCCCGAGGAGCATGTGGCACCGCCTTCGGTTCCGGTACCCGTGACGCCAAGAGAGACGCCAAACACGCCCACCCGGCCGCAGACGCCACCATGTGCCCATCTTGATTCTCCACAGCCGGCGCgaacacagcagcagccaatTCAACAGATGACGCCGCAAAGCACCTCCAGTTCAATAAATTTTCTCAAAGATGGAGCAGCGGGTGCAGTTCTAGAGGATCAGGATATCGAGGAGGTGCTTAAAGCGCTAAAAACATTCGACGGTGGCCATGTTAATCCGGATACCATTTGCGAGTTTTTCGACGAAGTTTGGGAAGAGGCAGCACCGGTAGCACCATTGCCGCCCGCGGCCCCTGAAAATGTTGTCGATCTGCCCGACGTGAAGCCCACTTGTAGCGGCAGCATTCTcgccagcggcagcaacgTTTCCCAGCCGAATGTGATTATtaagcaggagcagcggccCTGGCAGGAGAGTCATGCTGAattggaggagcagcagcacgtGATCTCGCGCCGGATCGAGTTCTTGCTACGCAGAATGCGCAAGCTCCAGGCGCGGGCGATGTGCCGCCACACCAGCGAGGAGGTGGCCGGCATCATGGAGTGGTCTGCCCGAAGTTCTCACAAGGCGCCAGTTCCAGCGAGAAGTTCCACACTGACCGAGCAGGAGGCGACTGTCCTATCGATTGTCTCAGGACGTCCGAGCACATCCTTCTGGGAGGAGCAGAACAAGCATCCGCTTCCCGCTAGTCAGATGAGCAATGTGATCCGGCATATTGCGACGGCGGCCAAGCATCAGCAAATCTGCCACTCAGCCAGCGGGAGCTCCGCTACTCTGGCGCCATCCTCTAGCTGGTACAACAGCTCGAACTGCTCAGCGATGCCGGTGAAGCGTCCACGAAAGAATCAACTGGATGCTTCGTTGGCGACGGGGGCAACAGCCACTGCATCTGCGTCAGGAGCGGGAACATCTGGACTGACAGTAGGCACGACGGGATCCGCAACGGGTTCGAATACCCCGCGGGCGGACGATATTGTGCCCGGCTACGACACCTATGTGACTAATGAACTCACTCATGTGTCTGGCTTACTGCACACGGAGCTTCGAGAAGTACAGTGTGCCATCGATTCGGACGCCACGGAGTCAAGTTCTGGGGGAGAGTCCGCTGACGAGATGGTAACCTACAACAACACACAGCAGCTATCGCTACCAAT CACTCGCCGCGCTGTTTGGCGATACTCAAGAGATCGGGCAGGCATAGCCCTGCGCTGGTCCTGGCTCTGCTCCCAGTTGACCGACTTGGAGATGAAGATCCGTCAGCACAGCGACCTTTACTTGGATCTAACTCAGTCCAAGGGCGAGGTTCAGCTGGAGTCCACAGCTAAAACCTCGCCGTCGCTTCCACCGTCGGCAAATGGCATTAAGGAGGAGCCCGGAACCGACTACCTCTGCAGTCGGGCCCGGCCATTGGTGCTGTCCGAGTTCCGCAAGCGCAAGCTCTTCCAGACCACGAACATGCATACGATTTCCAAGAAAGCCGCACGGCCAAGCAACATTAAGTGTGGCTGCCAGTGGCCGCAGGTGCCATGCACCCTGTGCACGGGTCGGACAGACCCCACAGCGCCCAGAGATCTGGTCGAGACGATGATGCCGCAAAACCGGGTGACCCTGCTCGATGCTGGCTACCATCCAGTGCTCAGCTTCGCCAGCG ATGTCAGTCAGTCTGTTCACTTGGAGGCCGTTGCCCGCCAGCCGGACTGGCAGTACCGCGTCATGCGCAGCCAACCCAAGGCCATTGTCAAGGCCATGTGGAAGGCGGAGCGAGAGACGCTAGCCTCGGGCGGTGCCGGCGGACAAGGTGGCAGCCGGCGGTCGGGCGATGCGGTGAAGCGGCGTTATATACGTCGCAAGGAGCGCAACAACAACTCAAATAAGGAGGCTGGCAGCGGAGCgaaggctgctgctgcaggaggaggaggagcaggcggaaacggaagcggtGGCGTCGGGGGAGGGGATAGCGGAAACGGTACTGGTACTGCTACTACTTCTTCTTCTACTACGCCTACTACAACGCCACTTGTGGCCAACAGTAAATTATT CGGCCAAGGGCAAGCGGCAACCACAACACCCAACTGGAGCGAGCAGTTCCAGCTCGCTGTGGCCAGACTCTCGCCAACGCCAACGACCACGCCACCACAGTCCCTCCTCAACCTCGATCTCGGCACTCAGCGGCGCTAA